A window of Methanosarcinales archaeon genomic DNA:
TATGGGTACGCTTGGAGGTGCAGGAGGTACGGGTCTCTTATTGGCTGTGAGTATTGTATATCGATTATATGAAGACCTGGCAAGCGAGCAGATGATGGAGATGCACCCAATGATGAGGCAGTTCCTTGGAGGGACCTGAATGGTAAACCTGGTTTTATTAGGAGCGCCTGGTGCCGGGAAAGGTACCCAGGCCAAGATGCTGGCAGATAAATATCATATACCCCACATATCCACGGGTGATATCCTCAGGGAGAACCTGCAATACGGGACCCAACTGGGACTAAAGGCAAAACAATACATGGACAGGGGTGAACTTGTACCCGATAGTTTGCTAATAGATATTATTAAGGAAAGACTATCAAAGCCAGATACAGAAGTTGGATATCTTCTGGACGGATTTCCCAGGACTATTCCACAAGCAGAGGCGCTGGAGATTATCATTGAAGATCTGGGGAAAGGGCTTGATGGAGTAATTGATATCGAGGTTAACGACAACGAACTGGTGGCCAGACTGGCAGGACGGAGAATGTGCAGATGTGGTGCCAGTTATCACGTAAAGTTCAACCTACCGAAAAAAGAAGGGCTATGTGATATTTGTGGAGGTGAGTTGTACCAGCGGGACGATGATACCGAATCTGCTGTGAAAACAAGGCTTAAGGCTTATTACAAACAGACACATCCCCTGATTGATTTTTATTCTGAAAGACAATTGCTCCAGACTGTTAATGGTACCGGCAGTATTGAGGATATCTTCCAGGAGATCACTGCAGTAGTAGATAACATAACTGGGTAGGAAAAAAAAAATGGCAAACTCCAATTGGAAGGATATACTGGAAAAAGCGGCACTTGCCCTCGGATTCGGCATGATCATAGGGATAATGGTGCTTGGTCAATCATTCAGATTACAGGTTGGGGAGTTTGTAGAAATACTTCTTGGACCACTTCCCCGTATTCTGCCTTTCCATATCATGCTCTTTGTCATGGCAGCCATTACCGGATTGTATGCATCACTGATCCAGAAATATACCATGGACTGGGATCTAATGCACAGGGTCCAGGACCAGATGAAAGGATTCCAGAAAGAGTTCAGGGAAGCCCAGCTTGCTGACAACCAGGCCAAGGTCAAGAAACTGGAAGCACAGCGGTCAGTCATGATGGAAGACCAGATGAAGATGAGCAAACAGCAGTTCAAGCCAATGGCATTTATCAGTATCATATCACTGCCGCTATTCATGTGGGCGTATCTTTTTATCAGTCAGCACTCAGACCCATCCCAAATTCCTATCATGGTATTTCCGTTCTGGGGTGAGAAGCAGCTTACACAATTTGCACTGGGTCCTATCCAGTACTGGATATACTGGTATTTCATTTGCAGTCTGCCTATCAGCCAGATCATACGCAAGAGTCTGAACATCGGCGGCGTTTGAATTATGATAATCACTGTCAGCGGTCCACCAGGCAGTGGAAAGAGTACACTTTCAAAAACCGTAGCTGATCACTTCAGATTGACCCTGATATCCTCGGGAGATGTATTCAGGGCTATGGCAGAGGAAAGGGGTGTTGGTCTGGAGGAGTTCGGGAAGATCGCAGAATCTGACCCTGTCATCGACAAAGCGATCGACAAACGGCAGATGGAACTTTCAAAACATTCCGGAGATTTTTTGTTTGAAGGCAGGCTTTCAGGCTGGTTCATTGAGGCTGACCTTAAGATAATGCTTAAGACCGATGTGGAAGTTAGAGCAAGGCGCATCTCCCAAAGAGAGGAGATCTCTTTTAAGCAGGCCATGCATGAGACCATGATCAGGCAGCAGAGTGAAGCTAAGCGGTATAAAGATTATTATAATATCGATATAGCCGATCTGACCCCTTATGACCTGGTGATGGAGTCCAGTGTATGGGACCCGGAAGCAACTGCAAAGATCGCTATTACTGCTATTGAGTTAATGAAGGAAAAAAGACAGAGGGGTTAGATTGGAATACACATTACCTTCAGATACTGTGAGAGAGCTTAAGGAAAAAACCGAGGATGTTACAGATCTGGCCTACGGCTGCTTGCCTGAGCGCCGCCCCATCATGGAACACATTAAATTTGGTGTAATAAATCTTGATAAGCCGGCTGGTCCTACCAGCCATGAGGTTGTGTCATGGGTCAAGAAGATCCTGGATCTTCCCAAAGCCGGCCACAGTGGAACCCTGGACCCCAAGGTCACAGGACTATTGCCCATTATGCTTGGGAATGCCACAAAATCAGTTGGCGCGCTTGTAAAAGCGGGTAAAGAATATATATGTTTAATGAAATTACACTCCACCGTAAAGAAGACCTATATCCAGCGATGTGCCCGGGAATTTACCGGCCCGATCTACCAGAAACCGCCCGTAAAATCAGCAGTTCGGCGCGACCTGAGGATACGCAATATCTATTACAATGATATAGTGGAGATCCATGGTACTGATGTGCTGATGAGAGTGGGCTGTGAGGCCGGAACCTATATCAGGAAGCTTTGCCATGATATGGGCGAAGCACTGGGAACAGGCGCCCAGATGAAGGAGTTGAGGCGCACCAGAGCAGGTCCTTTCAGGGAAGATGACAGCTTGATCACGCTGTTCGATCTGAAGGATGCCATGGTGATGTATCAGGAGACAGGTGACGAGAGCGAACTTAGGCGCGTGATACAGCCTATGGAAATGGGACTGGTGCATATGCCCAGGATCATTATCCGTGACAGTGCCGTTGATGCCATCTGCCACGGTGCAAGCCTGGCCGCACCCGGTGTGGTGAAGGTGGATACCGGGATAGAGGCTGGCGACAATGTGCTTGTCATGTCCCTGAAAGGAGAAGCAGTTGCCCTTGCAAAAGCCGGGATGGATACCGATACCATACTCAAGGATGAGACCGGTATTGTAGCTGCAACCAGGCGGGTGCTGATGCTTGAAGGTACATATCCCAAGGGCTGGATAACAAAATCAGAAAAAAAATAAAGGACTGATCTTTTCAGTCGACTAAATTGCCGAGATAGTCTAGCGGTAGGGCGCAAGCCTGGAAAGCTTGTGGGGCTTGGTTCCCCTCGGGAGTTCGAATCTCCCTCTCGGCGCT
This region includes:
- a CDS encoding RNA-guided pseudouridylation complex pseudouridine synthase subunit Cbf5: MEYTLPSDTVRELKEKTEDVTDLAYGCLPERRPIMEHIKFGVINLDKPAGPTSHEVVSWVKKILDLPKAGHSGTLDPKVTGLLPIMLGNATKSVGALVKAGKEYICLMKLHSTVKKTYIQRCAREFTGPIYQKPPVKSAVRRDLRIRNIYYNDIVEIHGTDVLMRVGCEAGTYIRKLCHDMGEALGTGAQMKELRRTRAGPFREDDSLITLFDLKDAMVMYQETGDESELRRVIQPMEMGLVHMPRIIIRDSAVDAICHGASLAAPGVVKVDTGIEAGDNVLVMSLKGEAVALAKAGMDTDTILKDETGIVAATRRVLMLEGTYPKGWITKSEKK
- a CDS encoding adenylate kinase, whose translation is MVNLVLLGAPGAGKGTQAKMLADKYHIPHISTGDILRENLQYGTQLGLKAKQYMDRGELVPDSLLIDIIKERLSKPDTEVGYLLDGFPRTIPQAEALEIIIEDLGKGLDGVIDIEVNDNELVARLAGRRMCRCGASYHVKFNLPKKEGLCDICGGELYQRDDDTESAVKTRLKAYYKQTHPLIDFYSERQLLQTVNGTGSIEDIFQEITAVVDNITG
- a CDS encoding AAA family ATPase, with product MIITVSGPPGSGKSTLSKTVADHFRLTLISSGDVFRAMAEERGVGLEEFGKIAESDPVIDKAIDKRQMELSKHSGDFLFEGRLSGWFIEADLKIMLKTDVEVRARRISQREEISFKQAMHETMIRQQSEAKRYKDYYNIDIADLTPYDLVMESSVWDPEATAKIAITAIELMKEKRQRG
- a CDS encoding DUF106 domain-containing protein, producing MANSNWKDILEKAALALGFGMIIGIMVLGQSFRLQVGEFVEILLGPLPRILPFHIMLFVMAAITGLYASLIQKYTMDWDLMHRVQDQMKGFQKEFREAQLADNQAKVKKLEAQRSVMMEDQMKMSKQQFKPMAFISIISLPLFMWAYLFISQHSDPSQIPIMVFPFWGEKQLTQFALGPIQYWIYWYFICSLPISQIIRKSLNIGGV